One Tetrapisispora phaffii CBS 4417 chromosome 2, complete genome genomic region harbors:
- the CCA1 gene encoding tRNA adenylyltransferase (similar to Saccharomyces cerevisiae CCA1 (YER168C); ancestral locus Anc_8.233) — protein sequence MYSYFKLLNKSIIQNKLQTIICYRTMSTSQKRLPAIQLTPLESKICTLLNEFTSDYNASNNEAEALELRITGGWVRDKLLGSQSNDLDIAVNIMSGESFALKLNDYLTENFRKYNVEPHSIHKIDKNPEKSKHLETATTKLFGVEVDFVNLRSEEYTDDSRIPTVEFGTPKQDALRRDATLNALFYNIGKNEIEDLTNSGLQDLKDRTLRTPLPPRKTFLDDPLRILRLIRFASRYNFKLDPETLETMKDSDINLAFYVKISRERIGVEMEKIIDGETPLIGINLIQYTHIDNVIFHWHNDNTIVDFNKTNNTKDFNLISEIYDNSVLNAHIKDVVKVLNNKAKLENDIPILYSLIKKSPAFKRIFLLGFILLPFQNLKIIWNVKKKVNNKIPVTESIVKDGLKFNKNEASLIALIVDSIEHYNEIVTKFNNDRNSLSRSEIGLFLREFKGNWQVVHFVTLLNQLASKNESCLNNYSNFYNYIIESDLKDCYDLRPLINGKRLLTLSGMKPGPWMGKINDLAIVWQLEHPDGTEDQLLEHLKSLLPTVI from the coding sequence ATGTATagttatttcaaattattgaataaatcCATAATACAAAACAAGTTGCAAACTATCATCTGTTACAGAACTATGTCAACATCTCAGAAACGCCTACCAGCTATTCAACTGACCCCTTTGGAATCCAAAATTTGTACATTACTAAATGAGTTTACCAGTGACTACAATGCATCAAACAATGAGGCAGAAGCTCTAGAATTAAGAATCACTGGTGGTTGGGTTAGGGATAAACTTTTGGGATCTCAATCCAATGATTTAGATATTGCTGTCAATATAATGTCTGGAGAATCATTTgcattgaaattaaatgattatCTTACTGAAAACTTCAGGAAATATAATGTTGAACCACATTCCATCCATAAAATTGACAAGAATCCAGAGAAATCAAAACATTTGGAAACAGCCACAACCAAATTATTTGGTGTTGAAGTTGATTTTGTGAACTTAAGGTCTGAAGAATACACGGATGATTCTAGAATTCCGACCGTTGAATTTGGTACTCCTAAACAGGATGCGCTAAGAAGAGATGCCACTTTGAATGCATTATTCTATAATATTggaaaaaatgaaattgaagatttaaCTAACTCTGGATTGCAAGATCTCAAAGATAGGACATTGAGAACACCATTACCTCCTCGTAAGACATTTTTAGATGATCCGTTACGTATTCTAAGATTAATCAGATTTGCCTCtagatataattttaaattagaTCCAGAAACCCTAGAAACTATGAAAGATTCCGATATCAATCTCGCATTTTATGTTAAAATATCCCGTGAACGTATTGGTGTAGAAAtggaaaaaataattgatggTGAAACTCCTTTAATTGGCATCAACCTAATACAATATACCCATATAGATAATGTGATTTTCCACTGGCATAACGATAACACTATTGTcgattttaataaaacaaataatacTAAGGACTTCAATTTAATAAGTGAGATTTATGATAATTCTGTTTTAAACGCTCATATCAAGGATGTTGTGAAAGTACTCAATAATAAGGCAAAGCTAGAAAATGATATCCCAATTTTATATTcgttaataaaaaaaagcCCTGCATTTAAGcgtatatttttattaggatttattttattaccGTTCCAAAATCTGAAGATTATTTGGAATGTCAAAAAGaaagtaaataataaaataccTGTAACTGAAAGCATTGTGAAGGACGGtttaaaattcaataaaaatgaagCGAGTTTGATCGCTTTGATAGTTGATTCCATTGAAcattataatgaaattgtAACTAAGTTTAACAATGATAGAAATTCTCTTTCTAGATCTGAAATTGGTTTATTTTTAAGAGAATTTAAAGGAAATTGGCAAGTAGTACATTTTGTTACTttattgaatcaattaGCAAGTAAAAATGAAAGTTGCTTGAATAATTATTCAAACTTCtacaattatattatagAAAGTGATTTGAAAGACTGTTATGATTTAAGACCATTAATTAATGGTAAAAGACTCCTTACATTAAGCGGTATGAAACCAGGTCCTTGGATGGGTAAAATAAACGATCTTGCTATTGTTTGGCAACTAGAACATCCAGATGGTACTGAAGATCAACTATTAGAACACCTGAAAAGCCTTCTTCCAACcgttatataa